A stretch of Flavobacterium sp. N1994 DNA encodes these proteins:
- a CDS encoding single-stranded DNA-binding protein — MNAMKNKVQLIGHVGQEPEIKTFDGGKKVANITIATNDYYINDKGEKVEQTEWHRVTAWGKVADIIEKFVEKGKEVAIEGKLTHRSYDDKDGNKRYVTEVIVNDILLLGK; from the coding sequence ATGAATGCAATGAAAAACAAAGTACAATTAATCGGTCACGTAGGACAAGAACCAGAAATCAAAACGTTTGATGGAGGGAAAAAAGTAGCTAATATTACTATCGCTACTAATGATTATTACATCAACGACAAAGGAGAAAAAGTAGAACAAACCGAATGGCATCGAGTAACCGCTTGGGGTAAAGTAGCTGACATCATTGAAAAATTTGTTGAGAAAGGAAAAGAAGTTGCTATAGAAGGAAAACTAACTCATAGAAGTTATGATGACAAAGACGGAAACAAACGCTATGTTACCGAAGTAATTGTAAATGATATTTTATTGTTAGGGAAATAA
- a CDS encoding HRDC domain-containing protein, translating into MNIKVFTIRLSKEFCQKDEDRMNEFLDSVEVKLSSTNFVTTGTNDFWSAAIFYVPKVSKNEKAETKFSEEDLLPNERKLFNALRHWRNDFAEKLNWSSFRICHNSHLIAIAKVNPQTLDDLEKVPGFGKTRTEKYGDDILAVLNVL; encoded by the coding sequence ATGAATATCAAAGTTTTTACTATTCGGCTTTCCAAAGAATTTTGTCAAAAAGATGAAGACCGAATGAATGAATTCCTAGATTCGGTAGAAGTAAAACTAAGCTCCACTAATTTTGTTACTACTGGAACCAATGATTTTTGGTCTGCTGCCATTTTTTATGTGCCTAAAGTATCCAAAAATGAAAAGGCGGAAACTAAGTTTTCGGAAGAAGATTTGTTACCAAATGAGCGTAAATTGTTTAATGCATTGCGGCATTGGAGAAATGATTTTGCCGAAAAACTAAATTGGTCTTCCTTCAGAATTTGTCATAATTCGCATTTAATTGCCATTGCTAAAGTTAATCCTCAAACGTTAGATGATTTAGAAAAGGTTCCGGGTTTTGGCAAAACAAGAACCGAAAAATATGGAGATGATATTTTAGCAGTATTGAACGTTCTTTAA
- a CDS encoding HAD family hydrolase has translation MNLKVIAFDADDTLFVNEPYFQETEEKFCELMSAYLSHHSLSQELFKTEIDNLDLYGYGIKGYTLSMIEAAMRISNNTLSVEAIEKIIGFGKELLQKPIELLDGVEETLKALQGKYKLIVATKGDLKDQQSKLHRSGLGPYFHHIEVMADKQEVNYEKLLKRLEIEPKEFFMIGNSLKSDVLPVLGIGGYAVHIPYHTTWEHEKISHKVEHPNFRTLEKISDVLEILL, from the coding sequence ATGAACCTAAAAGTAATTGCTTTTGACGCTGATGACACCTTGTTTGTCAACGAACCCTATTTTCAAGAAACGGAAGAAAAATTCTGTGAGCTGATGTCGGCGTATTTATCTCATCATTCGCTTTCTCAGGAATTGTTTAAAACTGAAATTGACAACTTAGACTTGTATGGTTATGGTATTAAGGGTTATACACTTTCTATGATTGAAGCCGCAATGAGAATTTCTAACAATACATTATCTGTTGAAGCTATTGAAAAAATTATTGGATTCGGAAAAGAATTGCTTCAAAAACCTATTGAATTATTGGATGGTGTTGAAGAAACATTAAAAGCACTTCAAGGAAAATACAAATTGATTGTAGCGACCAAAGGAGATTTGAAAGATCAACAAAGCAAACTTCACCGTTCTGGTTTGGGCCCTTATTTTCACCATATTGAAGTAATGGCGGACAAACAAGAAGTCAATTACGAAAAGCTTTTAAAACGTTTAGAAATTGAACCGAAAGAATTTTTCATGATTGGTAATTCGCTTAAATCAGATGTTTTACCGGTTTTAGGAATTGGTGGTTATGCCGTACACATTCCCTATCACACCACTTGGGAGCATGAAAAAATAAGTCACAAAGTAGAGCATCCTAATTTTAGAACACTAGAAAAAATATCGGATGTGTTAGAGATTTTACTATAG
- the metG gene encoding methionine--tRNA ligase: MSENPKRYTITAALPYTNGPIHIGHLAGVYVPSDIYARYLRLQGKDVAFICGSDEHGVAISMKAKKEGITPQQVIDKYDGIIRQSFLDFGISFDNYSRTSSKVHHDTAQEFFRKLYDKGDFIEEVTEQLYDAKADQFLADRFVTGTCPKCDNPEAYGDQCERCGSTLNATDLINPKSTITGETPILKSTKHWFLPLDRYQDFLTQWILVDHAKDWKVNVLGQVKSWLDDGLKPRAVTRDLDWGIDVPVDGAEGKKLYVWFDAPIGYISATKEWAAREGKNWEEYWKKDDTKLVHFIGKDNIVFHCIIFPAMLKAEGSFILPDNVPANEFLNLEGNKLSTSKNWAVWLHEYLQDFPDKQDVLRYALTANAPETKDNDFTWKDFQARNNNELAAVFGNFINRVVVLTNKYYNGIVPSPNTFSEVDEQTLAELKAYPAVISSSIERYRFREAQGELMNVARLGNKYLADEEPWKMVKTDPARVQTQMYIALQIAAALRVLAEPFLPFTANKLATILNSDTLSWHSVSDSSDLLPAGHQIGEAQILFAQIEDAEIQKQIDKLEATKNANAMENKVTEPQKATATFEDFAKLDLRVGTIVAAEKMPKANKLLVLKVDTGLDIRTIVSGIAEHFSPEEVIGKRVTVLINLAPRALRGVESEGMILMTNNAEGKLVFVNPDGDGVDNGALIS, encoded by the coding sequence ATGTCAGAAAATCCAAAAAGATATACTATCACCGCCGCATTGCCTTACACTAATGGCCCTATACATATTGGTCATTTGGCTGGTGTTTATGTGCCCTCCGATATTTATGCTCGTTATTTACGATTGCAAGGAAAAGATGTGGCCTTCATTTGCGGAAGCGATGAACACGGAGTTGCTATTTCGATGAAAGCTAAAAAAGAAGGTATCACTCCACAACAAGTGATTGACAAATACGACGGAATTATTCGCCAGTCGTTTTTAGATTTTGGAATTTCATTTGATAATTATTCTAGGACTTCTTCTAAAGTTCATCATGATACCGCTCAAGAATTTTTTAGAAAACTATATGACAAAGGTGATTTTATTGAAGAAGTGACTGAGCAATTGTATGATGCTAAAGCCGATCAGTTTTTGGCTGACCGTTTTGTTACTGGAACTTGTCCAAAATGTGACAATCCAGAAGCTTATGGTGATCAATGTGAACGTTGTGGTTCTACATTAAATGCAACTGATTTAATTAATCCAAAATCTACTATAACGGGAGAAACTCCGATTTTGAAATCAACTAAACATTGGTTTTTACCTTTGGATAGATATCAGGATTTTTTAACGCAATGGATTTTAGTTGACCATGCTAAAGATTGGAAAGTAAATGTTTTGGGTCAGGTAAAATCATGGTTAGATGACGGATTAAAACCTCGTGCAGTGACGCGTGATTTAGATTGGGGAATTGATGTTCCCGTTGACGGTGCTGAAGGGAAGAAACTATATGTGTGGTTTGATGCCCCAATTGGCTATATTTCGGCTACCAAAGAATGGGCTGCTCGAGAAGGAAAAAACTGGGAAGAGTATTGGAAAAAAGACGATACCAAACTCGTACACTTTATCGGGAAAGATAACATTGTGTTTCATTGCATTATTTTTCCAGCCATGTTGAAAGCCGAAGGAAGTTTTATTTTACCTGACAATGTCCCTGCTAATGAGTTCTTGAATTTAGAAGGGAACAAACTTTCGACATCTAAAAACTGGGCCGTTTGGTTGCACGAATATTTACAAGATTTCCCAGATAAGCAAGATGTCTTACGTTATGCTTTGACAGCTAATGCTCCTGAAACGAAAGACAACGACTTTACTTGGAAAGATTTTCAGGCGAGAAACAATAACGAACTAGCGGCTGTTTTTGGGAATTTCATTAACAGAGTAGTTGTTTTGACTAACAAATATTATAACGGAATTGTTCCATCACCTAATACCTTTTCAGAAGTTGATGAACAAACCTTAGCCGAGTTGAAAGCTTATCCAGCGGTTATTTCTTCTTCTATTGAAAGATACAGATTTAGAGAAGCCCAAGGCGAATTAATGAATGTGGCTCGATTAGGAAATAAATATCTTGCCGATGAAGAGCCATGGAAAATGGTAAAAACTGACCCAGCTCGAGTACAAACACAAATGTATATTGCATTGCAAATTGCTGCAGCATTACGAGTTTTAGCAGAACCATTTTTACCGTTTACCGCTAACAAACTGGCAACTATTTTAAATAGTGATACATTATCATGGCATTCCGTTTCAGATTCATCAGATTTATTGCCTGCTGGACATCAGATTGGAGAAGCACAGATTTTATTTGCTCAAATAGAAGATGCCGAAATCCAAAAACAAATAGATAAATTGGAAGCCACTAAAAATGCTAACGCGATGGAGAATAAAGTAACTGAGCCTCAAAAAGCAACTGCTACATTTGAAGATTTTGCTAAATTAGATTTGAGAGTAGGAACAATTGTAGCAGCTGAAAAAATGCCCAAAGCGAACAAACTTTTAGTATTGAAAGTAGATACTGGTTTAGATATAAGAACTATTGTTTCTGGTATTGCAGAACATTTTTCACCAGAAGAAGTTATTGGAAAACGCGTTACTGTTTTAATCAATTTAGCTCCAAGAGCCTTGCGCGGTGTAGAAAGTGAAGGAATGATTTTGATGACTAACAATGCAGAAGGAAAATTAGTTTTTGTAAATCCAGATGGAGATGGAGTAGATAATGGCGCTTTGATTAGTTAA
- a CDS encoding S66 peptidase family protein → MRKIYILFFLLSISSYSQQKMIRPPYLQKGDTIAIVSTARKNIEDNLKPTLDLLEGWGLNVKLGKTIGLDYYQLAGTDDQRAADFQEQMDNPNIKAIWCVRGGYGTVKIIDKLDFTKFKQSPKWIIGFSDVTVLHSQLNRMGIESIHATMPVAIPRATDEAKNSLCAALFGDTLQYTLDCDALNHLGKAKGELVGGNLSILYSLLGSESAVDCTNKILFIEDLDEYLYHVDRMMVNLKRNGCLQNLKGIIVGAITEMKDNEIPWGRNALEIIEDNVKGLNIPIIYNFPAGHIRDNRALIFGRQVSMEVNAEQSKVVFE, encoded by the coding sequence ATGCGAAAAATTTACATTCTATTTTTTCTACTTTCAATTTCCTCTTATTCTCAACAAAAGATGATTAGACCTCCTTATTTACAAAAAGGCGATACCATTGCCATCGTTTCTACTGCAAGAAAAAACATTGAAGACAATTTAAAACCTACTCTTGATTTACTAGAAGGTTGGGGTTTAAATGTAAAGTTAGGAAAAACAATAGGCTTAGATTATTACCAATTGGCAGGAACTGATGACCAACGTGCAGCCGACTTTCAGGAGCAAATGGACAATCCTAACATCAAAGCGATTTGGTGTGTTCGTGGCGGTTATGGTACGGTGAAAATCATCGATAAATTGGATTTTACTAAATTCAAACAAAGTCCCAAATGGATAATTGGTTTTAGTGATGTAACAGTATTGCATAGTCAATTGAACCGAATGGGAATAGAATCCATACACGCCACCATGCCAGTAGCCATTCCTAGAGCTACCGATGAAGCTAAGAATTCCTTGTGTGCAGCTTTGTTTGGCGACACTTTGCAATATACTTTAGATTGTGATGCCTTGAATCATTTAGGCAAAGCTAAAGGAGAATTGGTTGGAGGGAATTTGTCTATTTTATACAGCTTATTAGGATCTGAATCAGCGGTTGATTGTACTAATAAAATTCTTTTTATCGAAGACTTAGACGAATACTTATACCACGTTGACCGAATGATGGTCAACTTAAAACGCAACGGCTGTTTACAAAACCTAAAAGGAATCATTGTTGGTGCCATTACCGAAATGAAAGACAACGAAATTCCCTGGGGAAGAAACGCTTTAGAAATTATTGAAGACAACGTTAAAGGATTAAACATTCCTATTATTTACAATTTCCCTGCTGGACATATTAGAGACAATCGCGCTTTGATTTTTGGCAGACAAGTTTCTATGGAAGTCAATGCAGAACAAAGCAAAGTAGTTTTTGAATAA
- a CDS encoding YraN family protein has protein sequence MAEHNELGKIGEELAVDYLQKNGYDILETNWTFQKAEIDIIAQKENILAVIEVKTRSSIAFGLPQDFVKPKKIQLLVKAINEYILANDLDTEVRFDIIAIHRKEKEYTIEHIEEAFYHF, from the coding sequence ATGGCAGAACACAACGAACTTGGTAAAATAGGAGAAGAATTGGCTGTAGACTATCTGCAGAAAAACGGCTATGACATTCTGGAAACGAACTGGACTTTCCAAAAAGCAGAAATCGATATCATCGCTCAAAAAGAAAACATTCTTGCCGTGATTGAAGTAAAGACTCGTTCCTCTATTGCCTTTGGTTTGCCCCAAGATTTTGTAAAACCAAAGAAAATCCAATTACTAGTTAAGGCTATAAACGAATATATATTGGCTAATGATTTAGATACCGAAGTTCGGTTTGATATTATTGCTATACACAGGAAAGAAAAGGAGTATACTATTGAACATATAGAGGAAGCTTTTTACCATTTTTAA
- a CDS encoding M12 family metallo-peptidase, which translates to MKKYLLFTALLCLTHLVAQNKVAQKVVELQNLNANFKPISVLAVNQNGIDKEINKVVEGATVANIRLDKINEIVSNKYDYIELEIPYQNQMIPVLLYKVNPFVEGFHLDTNKGKNVAYEKGVYYRGCIKGETKSVSAFNFFNGEFNGIISSSEVGNIVVGKQNKLNNQSDYIVYSDAKLKVLNEFECHAKDKEPTTNSAGSTNRNINSTRCVSLYFEIDNNLFVQNGSDTTTTTNWMTSVFNEVQTLYNNDGITVGLKSIFIWTDADPYEGIGTSSSDYLNAFATNTPVFDGDLGQLLGIDPGGLGGVAVDINGLCTQLNYSYSDLNSINYAIVPTYSWTVQVITHEFGHLLGSPHTHGCYWNGNNTAIDGCGQQAGYSEGSCAQGPIPTGTGGTIMSYCHLVSGVGINLANGFGPQPTQAILNAVNGGTCLSSDCTNSCPNTITELTITNVTPTSVSVTWNEIGSATSWQVAVTPFSSSTPVWNTVSTNSYTATGLNSNTYYVVSVRPFCSGLEPAARDRIFATTVTNVCSGVPFTDTGGTSSNYTNMESWVRTMTPYNSGLKLRVTFTSFNLENNYDYLYIYNGPNEFSPELTSGGLTGTSSPGVFNSTAFDGSLTFKFYSDQGVVASGWNATLTCTGTLGVESNDFLDFSYYPNPTTGKVSISSKDAINEVMVYNVQGQLLFNQKMNELSTNVDISQFASGTYFFKLKINDKEANFKILKM; encoded by the coding sequence ATGAAAAAATACTTACTATTTACAGCGCTACTTTGCTTAACCCATTTGGTTGCTCAGAATAAGGTAGCCCAAAAAGTGGTGGAGTTGCAAAATTTAAATGCGAACTTCAAACCCATCTCGGTATTGGCTGTAAATCAAAATGGAATTGATAAAGAAATCAACAAAGTGGTGGAAGGCGCAACAGTAGCTAACATCAGATTGGACAAAATCAATGAAATAGTTTCCAATAAATACGATTATATCGAATTGGAAATTCCATATCAAAATCAAATGATTCCAGTGCTTTTGTACAAAGTAAATCCATTTGTTGAAGGGTTTCATCTAGATACCAATAAAGGCAAAAATGTAGCTTACGAAAAAGGAGTTTACTACCGCGGATGCATAAAAGGAGAAACCAAATCAGTTTCAGCATTCAATTTTTTTAATGGGGAATTTAATGGAATCATTTCTAGTTCTGAAGTTGGGAATATTGTTGTTGGAAAGCAAAATAAACTTAATAATCAATCGGATTATATCGTTTATTCTGATGCTAAATTGAAAGTGCTAAATGAATTTGAATGTCACGCTAAAGACAAAGAACCTACTACTAATTCAGCAGGGAGTACTAATAGAAATATAAACAGTACTAGATGTGTTAGCTTGTATTTTGAGATCGACAATAATTTATTCGTACAAAACGGAAGTGATACCACCACTACTACCAACTGGATGACCTCTGTTTTTAATGAGGTTCAAACCCTGTATAACAATGATGGTATTACGGTGGGTCTTAAATCAATATTTATTTGGACAGATGCAGATCCTTATGAAGGAATCGGTACAAGCTCAAGTGATTATTTGAATGCCTTTGCTACCAACACACCCGTTTTTGATGGAGATCTTGGACAATTGCTAGGCATTGATCCTGGAGGTCTTGGCGGAGTTGCTGTGGATATTAATGGTTTATGTACGCAACTAAATTATAGTTATTCCGATTTAAACTCTATTAATTATGCAATCGTTCCTACTTACTCTTGGACAGTACAAGTAATTACTCATGAATTTGGACATCTCTTAGGATCACCTCACACCCATGGATGTTATTGGAATGGCAATAACACTGCTATTGATGGTTGTGGTCAACAAGCTGGGTATAGTGAAGGAAGTTGTGCTCAAGGGCCAATACCTACTGGTACCGGAGGAACAATTATGAGTTATTGTCATTTAGTAAGTGGTGTAGGGATTAATTTAGCCAATGGCTTTGGTCCACAACCAACTCAAGCTATTTTAAATGCAGTCAATGGAGGAACATGTCTAAGTTCTGATTGTACCAATAGCTGTCCAAACACTATAACAGAATTAACGATAACCAATGTTACTCCAACTTCTGTTAGCGTAACATGGAATGAGATAGGTTCAGCAACTTCATGGCAAGTAGCGGTTACCCCATTTTCATCATCAACACCAGTTTGGAATACAGTTAGTACAAACTCCTACACGGCAACTGGATTGAATTCTAATACTTATTATGTGGTAAGCGTTAGACCCTTTTGTAGCGGGTTAGAACCAGCAGCAAGAGATAGAATATTTGCTACTACAGTCACTAACGTTTGTTCTGGAGTTCCTTTTACGGATACTGGTGGAACATCATCCAATTACACCAATATGGAATCATGGGTAAGAACCATGACACCTTATAATTCTGGATTAAAGTTAAGAGTTACGTTCACTAGTTTTAATCTTGAAAATAATTATGACTACTTATATATTTACAACGGTCCTAATGAATTTAGTCCCGAGTTAACTTCTGGGGGTTTAACTGGCACTAGTAGCCCTGGAGTATTTAATTCAACTGCTTTTGATGGTTCGCTAACCTTCAAGTTTTATTCGGATCAAGGGGTCGTAGCATCAGGATGGAATGCAACATTAACGTGTACCGGCACCTTAGGAGTAGAAAGTAATGACTTCCTAGATTTTAGTTATTATCCAAATCCAACAACCGGAAAAGTAAGCATCAGTTCTAAAGATGCGATAAATGAGGTTATGGTTTATAATGTACAAGGGCAATTATTGTTTAACCAAAAAATGAATGAGCTAAGCACTAATGTGGATATCTCACAGTTTGCCTCAGGAACGTATTTCTTCAAATTAAAAATCAACGATAAAGAAGCCAATTTCAAAATCTTGAAAATGTAA
- the mfd gene encoding transcription-repair coupling factor, translating to MSQNSLYNSYLHSAKVKQIAEALENPLSKTQVKGLSGSALSFVFQAVFKKSEKPFLLILNEKEEAAYILNDLEQMIGANDVLFYPSSYRRPYQIEETDNANVLLRSEVLNRINSRKKPAVIVTYPEALFEKVVTRKELDKNTLKVSVGDNVSIDFINEVLFEYEFKRVDFITEPGEFSVRGGILDVFSFSNDNPYRIEFYGNEVDSIRTFDVETQLSVEKQTKITIIPNLENKFIKENRESFLDYISDKTILCIENTEFLTSQLDKLFAKAIETFDKLSKDVKHAAPEHLFLNQEGFLRKALDFSIIELSNKPLFKTTKTFEYHIQPQPSFNKQFDLLLNNLSDNHFNGYTNYLFCSNEGQANRFHDIFESIDEENHENVRKQYHTIVASLYQGFIDEENQIVCYTDHQIFERYHKFSIKNGYSKKQTLTLKELNSLSVGDYVTHIDHGIGKFGGLQKIQVEGKTQEAIKLVYADNDIVYVSIHSLHKISKYNGKDGTPPKIYKLGSNAWKVLKQKTKARVKHIAFNLIQLYAKRRLEKGFQFAPDSYLQKELESSFIYEDTPDQITATQDVKADMEKDRPMDRLVCGDVGFGKTEVAIRAAFKAVDNSKQVAILVPTTILAYQHYRTFTERLKEMPVKVGYLNRFRTAKQKAQTLEELASGKLDIIIGTHQLVNKNVVFKDLGLLIVDEEQKFGVNVKDKLKTIAANVDTLTLTATPIPRTLQFSLMAARDLSVITTPPPNRYPIESQVVGFNEELIRDAISYEIQRNGQVFFINNRIENIKEIAGMIQRLVPDARVGIGHGQMEGTKLEELMLGFMNGDFDVLVATTIIESGLDVPNANTIFINNANNFGLSDLHQMRGRVGRSNKKAFCYFICPPYSAMTDDARKRIQALEQFSELGSGFNIAMKDLEIRGAGDLLGGEQSGFINEIGFETYQKIMNEAIEELKENEFKDLYDEGDEDENKEYVKELQIDTDFELLFPDEYINNISERLNLYNELGTIKDEAGLIAYENKLIDRFGALPKEAKALLNSIRIKWIATQMGIERIVMKQGKLIGYFVSDQQSAYYNSKQFRHMVQFVQQHGNICKMKEKVTKNGLRLLLTFDNVKSISKALEYMTLMKS from the coding sequence TTGAGTCAAAACTCTTTATACAACAGTTATCTGCATTCGGCGAAAGTCAAACAAATAGCAGAGGCTCTTGAAAATCCTTTGAGCAAAACACAAGTAAAAGGGCTTTCGGGTTCTGCTTTGTCGTTTGTCTTTCAAGCGGTTTTTAAAAAAAGCGAGAAACCTTTCCTTTTAATCCTTAACGAGAAAGAAGAAGCTGCTTATATTCTGAATGATTTAGAGCAAATGATTGGTGCCAATGATGTGCTGTTTTATCCAAGCTCTTATCGCCGTCCGTATCAAATTGAAGAAACCGATAACGCCAATGTATTGTTGCGTTCCGAAGTTTTAAATCGAATTAATTCTAGAAAGAAACCCGCCGTAATCGTTACTTATCCTGAAGCCCTTTTTGAAAAAGTGGTCACCCGAAAAGAACTCGATAAAAACACCTTGAAGGTTTCCGTTGGCGATAATGTTTCTATTGATTTTATAAATGAAGTCTTATTCGAATACGAATTCAAACGTGTGGACTTTATCACAGAACCTGGAGAGTTTTCGGTTCGTGGTGGTATCTTAGATGTGTTCTCGTTTTCCAATGACAATCCGTATCGTATTGAGTTTTATGGCAATGAAGTCGATAGTATCCGAACCTTTGATGTAGAAACACAATTATCCGTAGAAAAGCAAACCAAGATTACCATTATTCCGAATCTGGAAAACAAATTCATTAAAGAAAACCGTGAAAGTTTCCTCGATTATATCAGTGATAAAACGATTTTATGTATTGAGAATACGGAGTTTCTAACTTCTCAATTAGACAAACTTTTTGCGAAAGCTATCGAAACTTTTGATAAACTTTCCAAAGACGTCAAACATGCTGCTCCTGAACATTTGTTTCTGAATCAAGAGGGGTTTTTGCGCAAAGCTTTAGACTTTTCTATCATCGAATTATCGAATAAACCGCTGTTTAAAACAACGAAAACTTTCGAATACCACATACAACCTCAACCTTCGTTTAACAAACAATTTGATTTGTTATTGAACAATTTGAGCGATAATCATTTTAACGGGTATACCAATTATTTGTTCTGTTCCAATGAAGGGCAGGCGAATCGTTTTCATGATATTTTTGAATCTATTGATGAAGAAAATCACGAGAACGTTCGGAAACAATACCACACTATTGTAGCTTCGTTATACCAAGGTTTCATAGATGAAGAAAACCAAATAGTTTGTTATACCGACCATCAGATTTTTGAGCGTTACCATAAGTTCAGCATCAAAAACGGCTACTCTAAAAAGCAAACCCTAACGCTAAAAGAACTAAATTCATTGTCCGTTGGCGATTATGTTACGCATATTGATCACGGTATCGGTAAGTTTGGTGGATTACAGAAAATACAAGTAGAAGGCAAAACACAAGAAGCGATAAAACTCGTGTATGCGGATAACGATATTGTGTATGTGAGCATTCATTCCTTACATAAAATCTCCAAATACAACGGGAAAGACGGTACGCCTCCTAAGATTTATAAACTCGGCTCCAACGCTTGGAAGGTTTTAAAACAAAAGACTAAAGCGCGAGTAAAGCATATTGCCTTTAACTTAATTCAATTGTATGCCAAACGAAGATTGGAAAAAGGATTCCAATTTGCGCCCGATAGTTATTTGCAAAAAGAATTAGAAAGTTCCTTTATTTACGAAGATACTCCAGATCAAATCACAGCGACCCAAGACGTCAAAGCCGATATGGAGAAAGATCGTCCGATGGACCGCTTGGTTTGTGGAGACGTAGGTTTCGGGAAAACGGAAGTTGCTATTCGTGCGGCTTTTAAAGCAGTTGATAATAGTAAGCAAGTCGCTATTTTGGTGCCCACCACTATTTTGGCTTACCAACATTACAGAACTTTTACAGAACGTTTAAAGGAAATGCCAGTGAAAGTAGGTTACCTCAACCGTTTCCGTACGGCTAAACAAAAAGCACAAACCTTAGAAGAATTAGCTTCTGGTAAATTAGATATTATCATTGGTACACACCAACTAGTCAACAAAAATGTAGTCTTCAAAGACTTAGGGTTATTGATTGTGGATGAAGAACAAAAGTTTGGCGTTAATGTAAAAGACAAGCTGAAAACGATTGCCGCTAATGTTGACACACTAACATTAACCGCCACCCCTATTCCGAGAACGTTGCAGTTTTCGTTAATGGCTGCTCGCGATTTGTCTGTTATTACTACACCTCCGCCCAATCGTTATCCTATCGAGTCGCAAGTGGTGGGCTTTAATGAAGAACTGATTCGCGATGCGATTTCGTATGAAATTCAAAGAAACGGTCAAGTATTCTTTATCAATAATCGAATTGAGAACATCAAAGAGATTGCGGGTATGATACAACGACTCGTTCCCGATGCTCGTGTGGGTATTGGTCATGGCCAAATGGAAGGTACTAAACTAGAAGAGTTGATGCTAGGTTTTATGAACGGTGATTTTGATGTGTTAGTAGCCACCACCATTATTGAAAGTGGTTTAGATGTACCGAATGCCAATACGATTTTCATCAATAACGCTAATAATTTTGGGTTGTCCGATTTGCACCAAATGCGAGGTCGTGTAGGTCGTAGTAATAAGAAAGCGTTCTGTTATTTTATCTGTCCGCCCTATTCTGCTATGACAGATGATGCTCGAAAAAGAATTCAAGCTTTAGAACAATTCAGTGAATTAGGTAGTGGTTTTAACATTGCCATGAAAGATTTGGAAATTCGTGGTGCGGGAGATTTATTAGGCGGTGAGCAAAGTGGTTTCATTAATGAAATTGGTTTTGAAACCTATCAAAAAATCATGAATGAAGCCATAGAAGAATTGAAAGAAAACGAATTCAAAGACCTGTATGATGAGGGTGATGAAGACGAAAACAAAGAATACGTCAAAGAGTTACAAATTGACACCGACTTTGAATTGCTCTTCCCAGATGAATACATCAACAACATTTCGGAACGTTTGAATTTGTATAATGAATTGGGTACTATCAAAGATGAAGCGGGTTTAATTGCTTATGAAAATAAATTGATTGACCGTTTTGGTGCGCTACCTAAAGAAGCAAAAGCCTTATTGAACAGCATCCGCATCAAATGGATTGCGACCCAAATGGGAATTGAACGCATCGTAATGAAGCAAGGTAAATTGATTGGGTATTTTGTTTCCGATCAACAATCGGCCTACTATAACTCGAAGCAATTTAGACACATGGTACAGTTTGTGCAGCAGCATGGTAACATTTGTAAAATGAAAGAGAAAGTAACCAAAAACGGTTTGCGTTTGTTACTCACTTTTGACAATGTGAAGTCAATTTCCAAAGCTTTGGAATATATGACCTTAATGAAATCCTGA